The following proteins are co-located in the Triticum aestivum cultivar Chinese Spring chromosome 1A, IWGSC CS RefSeq v2.1, whole genome shotgun sequence genome:
- the LOC123123389 gene encoding uncharacterized protein codes for MMHFTLGGAAGKRKAAHARSASHPCHCQCHPVHTRLDAGVRALRAWSASAADGPSGLAHVEAVLAVLGEFLALPQAAAALRDDAAACDRFLTLADAYGSFEQALLALKQSVAQLRAGVRLGDGVMVAASLRARRRAEKELCGLAAAMRHASRHVMLAPADAADGEVTGVVAEAAAATASASEAIFLWCAAMSPDVSALVQTVPVNAWLARLRVVPVAKKAVSLPETATVAAALERLEERIGELESGSEKVFSSLLQARVSLLNIHNTL; via the coding sequence ATGATGCACTTCACACTCGGAGGCGCCGCGGGGAAGAGGAAGGCCGCGCACGCCCGGTCGGCGAGCCATCCGTGCCACTGCCAGTGCCACCCCGTCCACACGCGCCTCGACGCCGGCGTCCGCGCGCTCAGGGCGTGGTCGGCCTCCGCCGCGGACGGGCCGTCGGGGCTCGCGCACGTGGAGGCCGTCCTGGCCGTGCTCGGCGAGTTCCTCGCGCTGCCGCAGGCCGCGGCGGCCCTCCGCGACGACGCGGCCGCCTGCGACCGGTTCCTCACGCTCGCCGACGCATACGGCTCGTTCGAGCAGGCGCTGCTCGCGCTCAAGCAGAGCGTCGCGCAGCTGCGGGCGGGCGTCCGGCTCGGGGACGGCGTGATGGTCGCCGCGTCGCTCCGGGCACGCAGGCGCGCAGAGAAGGAGCTGTGCGGCCTCGCCGCCGCGATGCGGCACGCCTCGAGGCACGTCATGCTGGCGCCAGCGGATGCCGCGGACGGTGAGGTCACCGGCGTggtggcggaggcggccgcggccacGGCGTCGGCGTCGGAGGCCATCTTCCTGTGGTGTGCGGCAATGTCCCCGGACGTATCGGCGCTGGTCCAGACGGTGCCCGTGAACGCGTGGCTGGCGAGGCTGCGGGTCGTGCCTGTGGCCAAGAAGGCAGTGTCACTGCCGGagacggcgacggtggcggcggcgttgGAGAGGCTTGAGGAACGCATTGGCGAGCTCGAGAGCGGGAGCGAGAAGGTGTTCAGTAGCCTGCTTCAGGCTAGAGTTTCACTCCTGAACATCCATAATACCTTGTAG